A portion of the Candidatus Pristimantibacillus lignocellulolyticus genome contains these proteins:
- a CDS encoding AraC family transcriptional regulator, with product MIERMTIKHDQGMNWQEMISHKSKQYHLYIITYGSCTFTCNDVTILASKGDFILTPQQTTIIEETPHRTIHQKFSFQFTAVDELYEMLPILQTKTMTHSSSGLFDRTMETFRPIWNEHGEDYAYTSLRVSSFLLDTLALWQRELDRGELAPASIMHIDRMKTYIQSHYREHITKEHLGDYIRRSPNYVANLFKKGTGQTISEYIHSIRMKTAIYMLSQSVLSITEISDYLGYSDVSYFQRIFKRTYGKPASKYLDDRRSNDG from the coding sequence ATGATCGAGAGAATGACAATAAAGCATGATCAAGGAATGAATTGGCAGGAAATGATAAGCCACAAATCCAAACAATACCATTTATATATTATAACTTACGGCAGTTGTACTTTTACATGCAACGATGTGACCATATTGGCGAGTAAAGGTGATTTCATCCTTACTCCACAGCAAACGACCATTATAGAGGAAACACCTCATCGAACGATTCATCAGAAATTTAGCTTTCAATTTACTGCTGTAGATGAACTTTATGAGATGCTCCCCATTCTACAAACTAAGACTATGACTCATTCATCATCTGGATTGTTCGATAGAACGATGGAAACATTTCGGCCCATTTGGAATGAGCATGGCGAAGACTATGCTTATACAAGCTTGCGAGTTAGCTCATTTCTACTTGATACATTAGCACTTTGGCAGCGAGAGTTGGATCGTGGCGAGCTTGCTCCCGCTTCAATTATGCATATTGATCGAATGAAAACTTATATTCAAAGTCATTATCGCGAACATATTACGAAAGAACATCTTGGAGACTATATTCGTCGCAGTCCTAATTATGTAGCGAATCTATTCAAGAAAGGTACAGGGCAAACGATTAGTGAGTATATTCATTCGATTAGGATGAAAACAGCTATTTATATGCTTTCCCAATCTGTATTATCTATTACAGAAATTTCGGATTATCTTGGATACTCAGACGTTAGTTACTTTCAAAGAATTTTCAAACGAACTTATGGCAAACCTGCAAGTAAATATTTAGATGACCGTAGAAGCAACGATGGTTAA
- a CDS encoding pentapeptide repeat-containing protein: protein MSSKIELPKIPAVLPQLTGELYSLQVKDEFSNGTINDITIDDQHANKVSFDKVVFNNVTIMESTLQEMELTDVIFEKCDLFNVDLSGSFLHRVQFNNCKLIGTDFTKSRFQNVSLHNCVGDYSVYRFSTFKSVNFEGCSLISSDFYHSTVQKLSLSQCNIDQVLFSGTKLNGVDLSNCEFDGLQVDIEDLAGCIIAPQQATSFVGLLGIIMK from the coding sequence ATGAGTAGCAAAATTGAATTACCCAAAATCCCCGCGGTTTTGCCCCAATTAACAGGGGAGTTATACTCCTTACAAGTAAAAGATGAATTCAGTAATGGCACGATTAATGATATTACGATAGACGATCAGCATGCTAATAAAGTATCTTTCGATAAAGTGGTCTTCAACAATGTGACGATTATGGAGTCCACGTTACAGGAAATGGAACTAACAGATGTCATCTTCGAAAAATGCGATTTATTTAACGTTGATTTATCTGGCTCTTTTCTTCATCGCGTCCAATTCAATAATTGTAAATTGATAGGAACGGATTTCACGAAAAGCAGATTTCAAAACGTATCATTACATAATTGTGTTGGTGATTACTCCGTCTACCGATTCTCAACATTTAAATCCGTAAATTTTGAAGGTTGTTCTCTTATTAGCTCTGACTTTTACCATTCAACGGTACAAAAACTATCATTATCACAGTGTAATATTGACCAAGTTTTATTTTCGGGTACGAAGTTGAACGGAGTCGATCTAAGTAATTGTGAATTTGATGGATTGCAAGTAGATATTGAAGATCTTGCAGGTTGTATCATCGCTCCACAACAAGCCACTTCATTCGTCGGTCTATTAGGCATAATTATGAAATAG
- a CDS encoding copper amine oxidase N-terminal domain-containing protein has protein sequence MNVKKLFLSTMIVVLLLLPTPVLARSWTTVPEADWSYTAPNNEDQYAYISQYTSVIRNSNLYYFSNDKMHIVNTNTGKHKASIDYLKNSNLLYSFFGSLAQVDNKGNVYAITATRDSEGVYAYKLTAYNDVGKKLWEKPYKEKIRSISGVLILDNGSIMTYLETGSERFVTYTYDTKGNLKTKKEWKSYIDGYQNGYFTTITVIGKQKSRLSYYDDSMKLKFTQDFNFSDGYYSGITTDGLVIYYKYNSTTDKTTYFAKDSTGKKVWSKELSGQAGRDTLYDDHHPGKGTFKSYFGGTVGNKFFLIDSKGKTQQLTMGDHNFQTADDQTVMLQNDKKLEIYKASDLSLLHSMKLTETNKGDQFLYTGSGIVYRIDSKNEISKINIADPAVGVYINGVKQSYDVSPQNINNTIMVPLRGVVEALGGKVIWQDGGVNIQYGEKQIVMKVNQTKATINGESYMMSQAPVIYRDATLIPLRFLSEALGAKVKWVQEENNVYIEL, from the coding sequence ATGAATGTCAAAAAGTTATTTCTTAGTACAATGATTGTTGTTTTATTGTTATTACCGACACCAGTATTAGCACGCTCATGGACAACCGTACCAGAGGCAGATTGGAGCTATACTGCCCCTAACAATGAAGACCAGTATGCGTATATAAGTCAGTACACCTCAGTGATTCGCAACAGCAATTTATATTATTTTTCAAATGACAAAATGCATATTGTGAACACGAATACAGGTAAACACAAAGCTAGCATTGACTACTTGAAAAATTCGAACTTATTATATTCGTTTTTTGGTTCATTAGCTCAAGTTGATAATAAAGGCAATGTATATGCTATTACAGCAACGAGAGATAGTGAAGGTGTTTATGCTTACAAACTTACTGCCTACAATGATGTTGGTAAGAAGTTGTGGGAGAAACCTTATAAAGAGAAGATCAGATCTATCTCAGGCGTACTTATTTTAGATAATGGCTCTATCATGACGTATTTAGAAACAGGATCAGAAAGATTTGTTACTTATACGTATGATACAAAAGGTAACTTGAAAACGAAGAAAGAATGGAAGAGTTACATTGACGGTTATCAAAATGGTTACTTTACAACGATAACTGTTATAGGGAAGCAAAAATCTCGACTTTCATATTACGATGATTCCATGAAATTGAAATTCACACAAGATTTTAATTTTAGCGATGGTTACTATTCGGGAATTACGACCGATGGTCTTGTTATTTATTATAAATACAATAGTACAACAGATAAGACAACATACTTTGCAAAAGATTCTACAGGAAAGAAAGTATGGAGTAAGGAGCTTTCTGGACAAGCTGGTCGAGACACGCTCTATGATGATCATCATCCAGGGAAAGGTACATTTAAAAGCTATTTTGGGGGAACAGTAGGAAATAAGTTTTTCCTAATTGATTCCAAAGGAAAAACCCAACAGCTAACGATGGGTGATCATAATTTCCAAACCGCAGATGATCAAACGGTCATGTTGCAGAATGACAAAAAATTAGAAATCTATAAGGCATCTGATTTATCGCTTCTTCATTCCATGAAATTAACAGAAACGAACAAAGGTGATCAATTTTTATATACTGGCTCAGGTATTGTATATCGAATCGATAGTAAAAATGAGATCTCCAAAATAAATATCGCCGATCCAGCTGTAGGTGTTTATATTAATGGTGTTAAGCAAAGCTATGATGTTTCACCACAAAACATCAATAACACGATTATGGTGCCTCTTAGAGGGGTTGTAGAAGCACTTGGAGGGAAGGTGATATGGCAAGATGGCGGGGTGAACATTCAATATGGCGAGAAACAAATCGTTATGAAAGTTAATCAAACCAAAGCAACGATCAATGGTGAGTCATATATGATGAGTCAAGCACCTGTTATCTATCGTGATGCTACACTTATCCCACTTCGATTTTTAAGTGAGGCATTAGGGGCAAAGGTCAAATGGGTACAAGAAGAAAATAATGTATACATTGAATTATAA
- a CDS encoding pentapeptide repeat-containing protein — MFEYIDQHYTGVNFNHKDLNDGDLIRCTFERCTFVDASLEEINTSNCRFIECSFNGASLNSSIHTESAFENCIFDEANLFVSKFNNCKMTGSSFIKTRMDGISIITGDWSYTNLRQARFEKQDLRGVRFYEADLTDANLQKADLRNSDLTRTALTNAKLTGADLRGANMDGVNFMSINVKGVRLDREQAVYLALSYGAKID, encoded by the coding sequence ATGTTTGAATATATTGATCAACACTATACTGGGGTAAATTTTAATCATAAAGATTTAAATGATGGAGATTTAATTCGCTGCACGTTTGAACGTTGTACATTTGTAGATGCCTCTTTGGAAGAAATTAATACGAGTAATTGCCGCTTCATTGAATGTAGCTTCAATGGTGCATCATTAAATAGTTCGATACATACGGAATCAGCATTTGAGAACTGTATATTTGATGAAGCCAATCTATTCGTTTCTAAGTTCAATAATTGTAAAATGACCGGATCAAGTTTTATTAAAACTCGTATGGATGGAATTTCAATCATAACCGGTGACTGGTCCTACACGAATTTAAGACAAGCTCGTTTTGAGAAACAAGATTTGCGAGGGGTTCGTTTTTATGAGGCTGATCTTACAGATGCAAACTTGCAAAAAGCAGACTTAAGAAACAGCGATCTTACGAGAACAGCTTTGACGAATGCCAAATTAACTGGAGCGGATCTACGTGGTGCCAACATGGATGGCGTTAACTTCATGTCAATTAACGTTAAAGGTGTTCGATTAGACAGAGAACAAGCGGTCTATCTAGCTCTTTCTTATGGAGCAAAGATAGATTAA
- a CDS encoding DUF2071 domain-containing protein translates to MLRPYPVPNRPWVMHQTWNDVLFAHWPIPVEKLQSIVPNCLPLDTYDGQAWVSVVACGMSGVRPRFLPEVPYLSQFPQINVRTYVTLNGKPGVYFFSLDADQSIVVELARLSFKLPYFRTTIVYKSDEHHNVSYFSTREDSRASREQFKATYRPISEVRLSEPGSLEYWLTERYCLYSVDTKGRVYRGEINHCRWPLQHAEAEIEVNSLLSSYGITLSTSKPLLHFAKKLHVHAWLIEACETEKRQ, encoded by the coding sequence ATGTTACGTCCTTACCCTGTGCCCAATAGACCTTGGGTAATGCATCAGACATGGAACGATGTATTATTTGCACATTGGCCCATTCCAGTTGAAAAACTCCAGTCAATTGTTCCGAACTGCTTACCACTCGATACGTATGATGGACAAGCATGGGTAAGCGTTGTAGCATGTGGGATGAGTGGGGTGAGACCTCGATTTTTACCTGAGGTTCCTTATTTGTCTCAATTTCCGCAAATTAATGTAAGAACCTATGTTACTTTGAACGGAAAACCAGGTGTGTATTTCTTCAGCTTAGATGCAGATCAGTCTATTGTTGTAGAGTTAGCGCGACTTAGCTTTAAACTTCCGTATTTCCGAACAACAATTGTTTATAAGTCAGACGAGCATCATAATGTGAGTTATTTCAGTACTAGAGAAGACTCGCGAGCGAGTAGAGAACAATTCAAAGCAACCTATCGTCCAATTAGTGAGGTAAGGTTAAGCGAACCTGGTTCTTTAGAGTATTGGCTGACTGAGCGATATTGTCTGTACAGTGTAGATACAAAGGGGAGAGTCTACCGTGGTGAAATTAATCATTGCCGATGGCCACTACAGCATGCAGAGGCTGAAATCGAAGTAAACTCATTGCTTTCTTCATATGGGATTACATTGTCAACAAGTAAACCGCTTCTCCATTTTGCTAAAAAGCTACATGTACATGCATGGTTGATTGAAGCTTGCGAAACTGAAAAAAGACAATAA
- a CDS encoding DUF4179 domain-containing protein, producing the protein MNDIEKLLNEEHNRMDSITAPEELESRLRNALDKSAQKKTKGYRKVWKVAAAVLIMTSIVSYNFNAFAYYGKKIFGFDALIDGTLLDLNEAGMGQSVDVRTTLLDGTELMIDGIMSDANQFIMYYTLSNPNGINDTIDLFSRPHITGFLTDSNFNSGTSIINDDQTEIRGMMSFDPVSPFSKKLTLSYWQNATTNGMSEDSITFDYYPDKAMQTEIKQKINKSFKVDQGKITFKSITATPTMTLIKGTMNVDNFDRVSSALDGIELIANGKVIPMIGSGRTTSYNGTTFEIKYDVLPKELESLQLVMNKFVGYEKLKAKYSLDINKTESLVIGEKKMRVNNISTTSEGVEITIATDEEVMLDGVSIETSDGVVPLNTTVRQDMIKQADGTLMKERTLLFDTTNEPHYILIEGMHYMKSYNYEIEISVK; encoded by the coding sequence ATGAATGATATCGAAAAATTGTTGAACGAAGAGCATAATCGCATGGATTCCATAACAGCACCAGAAGAACTAGAATCAAGATTACGCAATGCTTTAGATAAGTCTGCGCAAAAGAAAACAAAAGGTTATAGAAAGGTATGGAAGGTCGCTGCGGCTGTATTAATCATGACTTCCATCGTTAGTTACAATTTTAATGCGTTTGCTTATTATGGAAAAAAGATATTTGGATTTGATGCTCTTATTGACGGTACATTACTGGATCTTAATGAAGCGGGGATGGGTCAAAGTGTAGATGTAAGAACAACGCTACTTGACGGCACAGAACTAATGATAGATGGGATCATGTCGGATGCAAATCAATTTATTATGTACTATACATTATCTAATCCGAATGGAATAAATGATACGATTGATCTCTTTAGTAGACCTCATATTACAGGTTTTTTAACGGATTCAAATTTCAATTCAGGTACGTCAATAATCAATGACGATCAAACCGAAATAAGAGGGATGATGAGTTTCGATCCTGTAAGTCCCTTTTCAAAGAAATTAACACTTTCTTACTGGCAGAATGCGACCACTAATGGAATGAGTGAAGATAGCATTACATTTGACTATTATCCGGATAAAGCGATGCAAACTGAAATTAAGCAAAAGATTAATAAGAGCTTTAAGGTAGACCAAGGCAAGATTACTTTTAAGTCAATCACTGCTACACCAACGATGACATTGATTAAAGGGACGATGAATGTAGATAACTTTGATAGAGTAAGTTCAGCGTTAGATGGGATCGAATTAATTGCTAATGGTAAAGTGATTCCGATGATAGGTAGTGGTAGAACAACATCGTATAACGGGACCACGTTTGAGATTAAATACGATGTACTGCCGAAAGAACTTGAGTCATTACAATTAGTTATGAATAAGTTTGTTGGGTATGAGAAGCTCAAAGCTAAATATTCGTTAGATATAAATAAAACGGAGTCATTAGTGATAGGTGAAAAGAAGATGAGGGTTAACAATATCTCTACAACTTCTGAAGGAGTAGAAATAACGATTGCGACAGATGAGGAAGTGATGCTTGATGGGGTATCCATAGAAACGAGTGATGGAGTAGTTCCATTAAATACAACAGTAAGGCAGGATATGATAAAACAAGCTGATGGTACATTAATGAAGGAACGAACGTTACTTTTTGATACTACGAATGAACCACATTATATATTAATTGAAGGTATGCATTACATGAAGTCTTACAACTACGAAATTGAAATTTCAGTAAAATAA
- a CDS encoding sigma-70 family RNA polymerase sigma factor → MNVVRLVKKAKRGDKEALLQLIMSQKDTYYRLAYAYTGNKEDALDAMEDMIVILYEKVQQLQKEESFYSWSKTILVNCCKSLLLKRNKLLLIDDLNVIENNELSNANRVDPYRKSDQQIDLQSLLLHLNEYQREAIQLKYFHDFDNQTIAEITKVSIGTVKSRIFEGLKKLREKYGGDVHE, encoded by the coding sequence ATGAATGTAGTAAGGCTAGTGAAGAAAGCCAAAAGAGGCGATAAAGAAGCATTACTTCAACTGATCATGTCGCAAAAAGATACTTATTATAGACTTGCCTACGCCTATACTGGGAATAAGGAAGATGCATTAGATGCTATGGAAGATATGATTGTAATCCTCTATGAAAAGGTACAACAACTTCAGAAAGAAGAATCCTTTTATAGTTGGAGCAAAACGATATTAGTAAATTGTTGCAAAAGTTTGCTTCTTAAGCGTAATAAGTTGCTCCTAATAGATGATTTGAATGTTATTGAAAATAATGAATTATCTAATGCTAATAGAGTTGATCCATATCGGAAAAGTGATCAACAGATAGACTTGCAGTCATTATTATTGCATCTTAATGAGTATCAAAGGGAAGCGATTCAACTCAAGTATTTTCATGATTTCGACAATCAAACTATAGCAGAGATTACAAAAGTCTCAATAGGAACTGTGAAATCGAGAATATTTGAAGGGTTAAAGAAATTACGAGAAAAGTATGGGGGTGATGTTCATGAATGA
- a CDS encoding YitT family protein, giving the protein MVKKLTQDLFYLVLGSFLFALAVNVFVIPNELGEGGVTGVSIIFYYLFQWSPSLVSLIVNSLLLIFGYRFLDKKMIIYTIIAVLLNSIFLHLTHDWNIQSSELIVNAIFGGILVGTGIGMIIRVGGSTAGTTILAKIANKYLNWNISYALLFFDLIVVFSSFFIIGIEKLMLTIIMLYVGTKVMDFIIEGLNPKKAVTIISVQQDKIAEQVNLIMNRGVTVLQGKGYYSQEPKEVLYIVISKQEVSTLKKIVKKVDKEAFLTIHDVRDVFGEGFVELSK; this is encoded by the coding sequence ATGGTAAAGAAACTAACTCAAGATTTATTTTATTTAGTACTAGGATCATTTCTGTTTGCCCTAGCAGTCAACGTATTTGTCATTCCCAATGAACTTGGAGAAGGTGGAGTTACAGGGGTTTCCATTATTTTTTATTATTTATTCCAATGGTCTCCCAGTCTAGTCAGCTTAATAGTGAATTCTTTATTACTAATTTTCGGATATCGATTTCTTGATAAAAAGATGATTATTTATACAATTATTGCTGTATTGCTGAATTCCATTTTTTTACACCTTACTCACGATTGGAATATTCAATCCAGTGAATTAATAGTGAATGCGATATTTGGAGGTATACTTGTCGGAACAGGTATTGGGATGATCATCCGGGTTGGTGGCAGTACAGCAGGTACAACCATTCTCGCAAAAATTGCTAACAAATATCTCAATTGGAATATTAGTTACGCCCTCCTATTTTTTGATCTAATCGTTGTATTTTCCTCTTTCTTCATTATCGGGATAGAGAAACTTATGTTAACCATCATCATGCTTTATGTCGGCACAAAAGTGATGGACTTTATTATTGAAGGACTTAACCCTAAAAAAGCAGTCACAATTATCTCCGTGCAGCAAGACAAAATCGCCGAACAGGTCAACTTGATCATGAACAGAGGCGTTACTGTTCTGCAAGGAAAAGGATACTATAGCCAGGAGCCAAAAGAAGTGCTCTATATTGTAATTAGCAAACAGGAAGTATCCACACTCAAGAAAATTGTTAAAAAAGTGGATAAAGAAGCATTCCTCACCATTCATGATGTAAGAGATGTATTTGGAGAAGGTTTTGTAGAGTTATCAAAATAA
- a CDS encoding DUF305 domain-containing protein, with product MISVNELSLVTKAYLDTYFKILNTMIREMTSVHPTNSISDIFIRQMIPHHAAAIEMSKNILRYTTNLELQNIVLNIIAEQTKSIANMQAMHQRCSLFTNTNYEISQYMNVFKEVSETMFHEMGTAPITNGVNGNFVREMIPHHEGAVRMCNNVLQFNICPPLKPILHAIIITQTKGIKQMQQLLVSLEGC from the coding sequence ATGATTAGTGTTAACGAACTAAGTCTTGTGACGAAAGCATATCTAGATACGTACTTTAAAATACTTAATACCATGATTAGGGAAATGACAAGTGTACATCCCACTAATAGTATTTCAGATATCTTTATTAGGCAGATGATCCCACATCATGCTGCAGCAATTGAAATGTCTAAAAACATATTGCGATACACTACCAACCTGGAGTTGCAAAATATAGTATTGAACATTATTGCAGAACAAACAAAAAGCATTGCGAACATGCAAGCGATGCATCAGAGGTGCAGTTTATTTACAAATACTAACTATGAAATATCTCAGTATATGAATGTATTCAAAGAAGTATCTGAAACGATGTTCCACGAAATGGGTACAGCGCCAATTACTAATGGTGTAAATGGAAATTTTGTGAGAGAAATGATTCCACATCATGAGGGAGCAGTACGTATGTGTAACAACGTACTACAATTTAATATCTGTCCGCCGTTAAAGCCGATTCTTCATGCTATCATAATTACCCAAACGAAAGGAATCAAGCAGATGCAGCAGTTGCTAGTGAGCTTGGAGGGTTGTTGA